ATTTTTGTCCTTGAGGCGCTCTCGGTGATTTTTCAGGTGACCTCCTTTCGCCTCTACGGCAAGCGCATCTTCAAGATGGCGCCGATTCATCACCATTTCGAGCTCAAAGGCTGGCCCGAGCCGAAAATCATCGTGCGTTTCTGGATCATCAGCATCATTCTGGCGCTGGTGTCCCTCTCGACCCTGAAGCTGAGGTAAGGCCGTGAACCCTTATGCCGGAAAAGATGTGGTAATCGTCGGCGCGGGCCGTACCGGGCTGGCGCTGGTCGGTTATTTTCTGCGCCAGGGGGCCCGCCTGACTCTATCCGACCGGCGGGAAAGGGAGCGCATACCCCAGGCCGAAACGCTATTGCAGGCCGGGGTTCGTCTGGATTGCGGCGGTCACAGCGAGTCGTTGCTGTGCGCCGCCGATCTCGTGGCGGTCAGCCCCGGCGTGCCTTTGGATCAGCCGGCTCTGGCGGCGGCCGCGCGCCGCGGCGTGCCGATTCTCGGCGAGATCGAAATTGCCTGGCGCGCGCTCCACGCCCCCTTGGTGGCCATTACCGGCACCAATGGCAAGTCGACCACCACCACCCTGATCGGCGATATCTTTCAGGCCTGGGGCAAAAAGACTTTTGTCGGCGGCAACCTCGGTCAGCCGCTCATCGACGCGACCCGCGAGGGCGGTTGGGACTGGCTGGTGGCCGAGTTGTCCTCCTTTCAGCTGGAGGCGGTGGTCGATTTTCGCCCGCGTTTTGCCCTGCTGCTCAACATCACCGAGGATCACCTCGATCGCTATCCCGACATGGACGGCTATCTGGAAGCCAAGGCGCGGATCTTCGCGCGTCAGCAGCACGACGATATCGCCGTGCTCAACCGCGAGGACCCGCTGGTGCTCAGGGCGGCGGCCGAGTGCCGGGCGCGCAAGGTGTTTTT
This is a stretch of genomic DNA from Geoalkalibacter sp.. It encodes these proteins:
- the murD gene encoding UDP-N-acetylmuramoyl-L-alanine--D-glutamate ligase, with amino-acid sequence MNPYAGKDVVIVGAGRTGLALVGYFLRQGARLTLSDRRERERIPQAETLLQAGVRLDCGGHSESLLCAADLVAVSPGVPLDQPALAAAARRGVPILGEIEIAWRALHAPLVAITGTNGKSTTTTLIGDIFQAWGKKTFVGGNLGQPLIDATREGGWDWLVAELSSFQLEAVVDFRPRFALLLNITEDHLDRYPDMDGYLEAKARIFARQQHDDIAVLNREDPLVLRAAAECRARKVFFSSAELLDEGMGFDGEFLVWRMNGREERFAAAELQLRGLHNIENAMAALIPALLSGCPAELAWQAVCAFGGLPHRMVPVRRLDGVIWYNDSKATNVGSVVKSLAGLAHPVTLIAGGKDKGGDYAPLAPLVRERVAHLILIGEAAARIEACLGALTHCLRARDMAEAVRLAHQLTPAGGAVLLSPACSSYDMFRDYEERGDIFADLVNALPEGESKAV